From the genome of Streptomyces sp. NBC_01304:
CCTGGATGCCTGCTGCTCGGGCGAGCTCCAGATCGAGGGCCTCGCGGCGGATCCGGAGGTCGATGTAGAGCAGGGCACTGACGCCCGCGGCGATCGGGAAAGTGATCATGGATCCGATCACGGATCCAATGCCGCTGACGATGAGGAACGTCCAGCCGCCTTCGGTCCCGCCTGTGCTGAGGAAGCCGCTCATGCCTTCCCCGCTGAGAGCTACGGCCAGGAAGGAGAACGGGATCGCGACGATGGACACCACGATGGCGACGAGGATCTGCGTGAGCAGTTGGATGCCGAAGACCCGCCACCACGAACCGCGGACCAGCTTCGCCGAGCGCGCCATGGACTTCCGGATGGTCTGCTTCTCCAGCATGAGCGCGGGAGAGGACAGGGAGAAGCGGATCAGGATCCACACGGCGACGACGACGCCGCCGATGATTCCCAGGATGGCGAGCACGACACCGGCTTCCGGGGCGCCTGCGACGGACACCAGCACACCGGGCAGAGCGCCGACTGCGATGATCGCCACGCCGAGCAGCGAAAGCAGGAAGGTGAGGCCGAGGAGCCGGGGCAACTGAGGTCGGGCGTCCCGCCAGGCCTCCGCGGTGGTCACGGACCTACCGAGGGCGGCGCGGCTGGTCACCATGGTGAGCAGAGCGGTGACGAAGAATGTGCCGATCATCCCCACCAGCCCGATTGCGGCGGTCGCCGTCATGAGGCTGGTCATCACGCGGCCCAGCTCACCGGCAGTGGCGTTGGGGTCGCTCAGGACGTCTGTGTCGGCCCCGTTCAGGACCAGGCCCTGCAGCAGGATGATCGCGATCTGCGTGACCACGGCCACGGCGAGCGAGATGCCGAGGACCGTGCGCCAGTGGGCGCGCATGGTCGATACCGCGCCGTCGAGGATCTCGCCGACGCCGAGGGGACGGAGCGGGATGACGCCCGGCTTGGCGGCGGCAGGGGGTCCGCCCCAGCCGTTGCTCCAGCCTCCGCGCGGTTGCCCGGGAGGAACTCCGGGACCGCCCCAGCCGGGCCGCTGGGCCTGACCGGGCGCCGGAGGCGGTGGCGCTTGGCCCGGCACCGGAGTGCTGGGGGCGGACCACTGGCCGGCAGGCGGCTGTTCCTTGGACCACTTCGAGCTCTGCGGGTCTGCGGGCTCTGCAGGGCGGGGCGTCTCCCCGTCCGGTCCGTTGGAGGGGGCAGATCCGGGCGAGGCCCAGCCCGGAGTGTCGTTCATCGTCGCTCCTTCACGGTGCCCGACCGCGGTTGCGGCGGCAGGTTGGCAGCCATCGTGCCACGGTGTGTCCTTGCGTGGACCGGGCGTTGTATGGGCTGCGCACCTTCAATTGTGCTTCGGGTAGGGGGCAGACTGGGCGGATGGCTGATCAGTACGCGCAATCCCTTGAAGACGGCGGCGTGCGGGACATCCCTTCGATCCGTTGGGAGGAGCCGCCGGAAGGCCCGGTGCTGGTGCTTCTCGACCAGACGCGGCTCCCGGCGGAGGAAGTCGAGTTGGTGTGCACCGACGCGTCGACGCTGGTTCAGGCGATCCAGACACTGGCCGTGCGCGGGGCACCGCTGCTCGGGATCGCCGGTGCGTACGGCGTCGCGCTCGCCGCCGTACGGGGCTTCGACGTGGACGCGGCAGCCGAAGCGCTCGCCACCGCCCGGCCCACCGCGGTCAACCTCGAGCGCGGAGTGCGCAGGGCGTTGGCGGCCTACCGGGCGGCGGTCGAAGGCGGGGCGGATCAGAAGCAGGCCGCACGTACGGCGCTGGCGGAGGCGCGGGCGCTGCATGCGGAAGACGCGGCGGCCAGCCGGTCCATGGCGGAGCACGGCTTGGCGTTGCTCGATGAGATGTTGCCCGGTGGCAGCCACCGCATCCTCACCCACTGCAATACCGGGGCGTTGGTGTCCGGTGGCGAGGGCACGGCGTTCGCGGTGGCGCTCACGGCGCATCGGGCCGGCAGGCTCCGGCGGCTGTGGGTGGACGAGACACGGCCCCTGCTGCAGGGGGCTCGGCTGACCGCGTACGAGGCGGCGCGCAGCGGAATGGCGTACACCTTGCTGACCGACAACGCGGCGGGCTCGTTGTTCGCTGCGGGGGAGGTCGATGCGGTGCTCATCGGCGCCGACCGGATCGTGGCCGACGGTTCGGTGGCCAACAAGGTGGGGAGCTATCCGCTCGCGGTGCTCGCCAAGTACCACCATGTGCCGTTCATCGTGGTCGCGCCCGTGACGACGGTGGATCTTCAGACGCCGGACGGGGCGGCGATCGAGGTCGAGCAACGGGCGGGACATGAAGTGACGGAGTTCACGGCGCCGCAGGTGCCCGTGGCGGGAACGGAAGCGGGAGGCGGGATCGCGGTGGCCCCCTTGGGAACGCAGGCGTACAACCCTGCGTTCGATGTGACGCCGCCGGAATTGGTGACCGCGATCGTCACGGAATACGGGGTTGTGTCGCCCGTGACAGCCGAAGGACTTGCCGAGCTGTGTGCCAGGTCACGCCAGGTAACGATTAGCTAATGGGATGATGTCGTTTATGAAGGGACGAGTCCTTGTCGTCGACGACGACACCGCGCTGGCCGAGATGCTGGGCATTGTGCTGCGGGGAGAAGGTTTTGAGCCGTCGTTTGTAGCTGATGGCGACAAGGCGCTGGCTGCCTTTCGGGAGTCGAAGCCGGATCTGGTGCTGCTCGATCTGATGCTGCCCGGGAGGGACGGCATCGAGGTGTGCCGCCTGATCAGGGCGGAGTCCGGGGTGCCGATCGTCATGCTCACCGCCAAGAGCGACACCGTGGATGTGGTGGTGGGGCTCGAGTCGGGCGCCGACGACTACATCGTGAAGCCGTTCAAGCCGAAGGAGCTCGTGGCCCGTATCCGGGCGCGGCTGCGGAGGTCGGAGGAGCCTGCGCCGGAGCAGCTGGCCATCGGTGACCTGGTCATCGACGTGGCGGGGCACTCCGTGAAGCGGGACGGGCTGTCGATCGCGCTGACGCCGCTGGAGTTCGACCTGCTGGTCGCGCTGGCGCGCAAGCCGTGGCAGGTGTTCACGCGTGAGGTGCTGCTCGAGCAGGTGTGGGGCTATCGGCACGCCGCCGACACCCGGCTGGTCAACGTACATGTGCAGCGGCTTCGCTCGAAGGTCGAGAAGGACCCCGAGCGGCCGGAGATCGTGGTGACCGTCCGTGGCGTCGGTTACAAGGCCGGACCGAGCTGACGTGACCCGGGACAGCGCCGCTTCGGCGCCCGGGGAGCCGGGCAGCAGGCCGGTGCGGCGCGGGGCCCGGTTCGGACGGCTGCTCGACAGTGGGCAGCGGTTGCAGGACGGGGTGCAGGGCAGCCCCGTGCTGCGGCTCTTCACGCGTTGGGTGCGGCGTCCGCTGCTGCCGGTCATGCGGTTGTGGCGGCGGAACATCCAGCTGCGCGTCGTCGCGGGCACGTTGATCATGTCGCTCGGTGTGGTGCTGCTTCTTGGCTTCGTCGTCATCGGGCAGGTGCGCAACGGGCTGCTGGATGCCAAGGAGAAGGCGTCCCAGATCCAGGCTCAGGGGGGCTTCGTAGCGGCCCAGGAGCGGGCCAGCACCGGAGGGCTCGGTGCTGGGCAGGGTGGTGCGGCCGACGACGGGCGAGGTGCGCAGAGGAGTGCGGGGCAGTGGATGTCCGACCTGGTGGCGGAGCTGTCGAGTGGTGGGCAGAGCGCGTTCCATGTGGCGGCGCTCAGTTCCAACGCGGACGGCACGGCCTACAGCAGCCGCAGCCCGCGCGCTTCCGGTGATGTGACCCCGCTGCAGGTCGTGCCGCAGGAGCTGCGCGACGAGGTGGACAAGAACCCGGGCACGTTCCAGGCGTTCTCCCGCATCGTGTACGACAAGAACCCGGAGCCGGAGGCCGGGCTGGTCATCGGCAAGCGGCTGACGGACGTGAACGGCGATGCGTACCAGCTCTACTACATCTTTCCGCTGACTCAGGAGGAGAAGTCCCTGAGTCTGGTGAAGGGCACGCTGGCGACGGCGGGGCTCTTCGTCGTGGTGCTGCTCGGGGCCATCGCCTGGCTCGTGGTGCGGCAGATCGTCACGCCGGTGCGGATGGCCGCCGGGATCGCCGAGCGGCTGTCCGCCGGGCGGCTTCAGGAACGTATGAAGGTCACCGGCGAGGACGACATCGCGCGGCTCGGTGAGGCCTTCAACAAGATGGCGCAGAACCTGCAGTTGAAGATCCAGCAGTTGGAGGATCTTTCGCGGATGCAGCGGCGGTTCGTCTCGGACGTGTCGCACGAGCTGCGTACGCCGCTGACGACCGTGCGGATGGCGGCCGACGTCATCCATGAGGCGCGGGTCGACTTCGATCCGATCACCGCGCGGTCGGCGGAGCTTCTTGCCGATCAGCTCGACCGCTTCGAGTCGCTGCTGGCCGATCTGCTGGAGATCAGCAGGTTCGACGCGGGCGCGGCCGCGCTCGAGGCCGAGCCGATAGATCTTCGGGAAGTCGTGCGCCGCGTGGTCGGCGGGGCCGAGCCGCTGGCGGAGCGCAAGGGCAGCCGGATCCGGATCATCGGGGACGAGCAGCCGGTGGTGGCCGAGGCGGACGCCCGCCGGGTGGAGCGGGTGCTGCGCAACCTGGTCGTCAACGCCGTGGAGCACGGCGACGGCAAGGACGTGGTGGTACGCCTGGGTGTCGCGGGCGGGGCGGTGGCCGTCGCCGTGCGTGATTACGGCGTGGGACTCAAGCCGGGTGAAGCGACCCGGGTGTTCAACCGTTTCTGGCGGGCGGATCCGGCACGTGCGCGTACCACCGGTGGTACGGGCCTCGGCCTGTCCATCGCGCTGGAGGACGCGCGGCTGCACGGTGGCTGGCTGCAGGCGTGGGGTGAGCCGGGAGGCGGCTCGCAGTTCCGGCTCACGTTGCCGCGTACGGCGGACGAGGCCTTGCGGGGCTCGCCGATAGCGCTGGAGCCCGACGACTCGCGGCGCAACCGTGGCCTGGGTGGTGCGGGCCTGCCGCAGGGCGGGGCCGGCAAGCGGGCCACGGTGCCGGCGCAGACCGCGCGGGAGATGGCGGCGCCGTCCCTGTCGCAGCGGGGGCCGATACCGCCGCGCTTCGAGTCCCCGACGGCGGATCCGACGGCGTTGCCCGGCAGCGGGGCGCGGGTCGTGCCGCGGCCGGCCCGGGAACCGGACGCGCAGGCGGGCGAGGGCCATGCCGGACTCGACGTATCCGGATATTCGGAGCCTGAAGAGATCGGTTCCGTACGGGCCGATCGTGGTCCGGAAGGGGAGGGCACTCGTGGGCGCTGAGCGAGGTCGGCGTGTCCGGTCCCTGCGGACGGGGCTGGTGCTGGGCTGTAGCGGGGTGCTGCTCGCCGGGTGTGCGTCGATGCCGGACGGCGGTGGCGTGGAGCCCGTCGAGGCCTCGCCGCAGGAGCCGCAGGTGCGGGTGTTCGCGGTGCCGCCGCGCGAGGGTGCAAAGCCCGAGGAGATCCTCCAGGGGTTCCTGGAGGCGCTGACCAGCGATGATCCGGAATTCTCGACGGCGCGCAAGTACCTCACCTCCAAGGCGGCGAAGAGCTGGCGTTCCGACCGGTCGACCACGGTTCTCACGGACGGGCCCACCGCGGATGCCCGGCAGACGACCACCGACAGCGACGGGAACGGCTATCGGTACGTGATGACCGGCCAGAAGGTCGGCGTGGTGAACACGGAGCACGCGTACAAGTCCGACAGGGGTACGTACGACGGGGAGATGCACCTCACCAAGCAGGGCGGCAAGGAGTGGCGCATCGATTCGCTGCCGCACGGTGTGGTGCTCGGCAAGTCGGACTTCCAGCGGCTCTATCAGTCCGTCAACAAGTACTACTTCGCCTCGCGTTCGCCCTTGGACCGGGACGGTGCGCAGCCGACGTCGCTCGTGCCCGACCCGGTCTATGTGCGCAAGCGGATGGACACGGTGACGGAGACGGTCAAGGCACTGCTCGACGGGCCGACCAGCTGGCTCGATCAGGGGGTGTCGTCACGGTTCCCCAGCGACACAAAGCTGAAGGCAGGCACCAAGGGGCTCACGTTCGATGACGAGAACCGCCTGAAGGTGCCGCTGAACGGGCGGGCCGACAGGATCGGCCAGAGCCAGTGCATGGGGATGGCGACCCAACTGTTCTTCACCCTGCAGAACTTGACGCCCACCGCGATCGAAGAGGTGGAGCTCCAGGACGCGCAGGGCACGTTGATTTGCGCCCTGGGCGCCGACGCTGCCGCGGGCAGCGCCCCGCACCGGTCGGCCGGTGCCTACTCCCAGTACCTCGTCAACGAGAAGCACCGCTTGGTGAGCCTGGCCAAGAACGGCGATGAGGCGCATCCGGTGTACGGGCCGTTGGGTGACGGCACCTACGCGCTCGGCTCGGTCGCGGTGGCGCGGGGCGAGCGCCGTGCGGCAGGGGTGTCGAGCGACGGCAGATCGCTGTACGTCGGGTCGATGCTGAGCGGCGGTGAGGCCGAGAAGACGAAGGTGCGCAGCCGGGCCAAGCGGGCGGAAGACCGGCTGACGGCGCCGAGTTGGGACAACCGGGACGACCTGTGGGTGGCCGACCAGGACCCGGAGCGTTCGCGGCTGCTCTGGCTGGCGGGCGGCGCCGGCGAGCCGGTCGAGGTCAAGGTCCCGGATCTGGCGGACGGGCGCATCAAGTCACTGCGCGTGTCCGACGACGGGGTCCGGGTGGCGCTGCTCGTAGAGCAGGACGGCAAGACCTCGCTCAAAGTCGGCTGGATCGAGCGCGCGGGCACGCCCGAGCATCCCGAGGTCTCCGTGCGTGAACTGCGCTCGGGCGCACCGCAGATGGAGGAGGTCACCGCCATGTCCTGGGCGGGCGGCGGCCGCCTGGTGGTCGTCGGCAAGGAGGCCGGCGGGGTGCAGCAGATGAAGTATGTGCAGAGCGACGGTTCGGACGCGGTGGGGCCGGCGCTGCCCGGGCTCACCGGGGTCACGGAGATCGCGGCGTCCGAGAACGAGCGGCTGCCGCTGGTGGCGCACTCCGAGGACGGGATCGTGCGGCTGTCGCCGGGCGAGGGATGGAAGACCGTGGTCACCAAGGGGTCGGCGCCGGTCTATCCGGGCTGATCGGCTGCTAGGTCCGCACAAGTCGGCGCCTGTTGCGTGGAGTTGTCCACAGCGGAGTTATCCACAGGGGTGGCAGGGCGCTCTCCGCGTTGGCACAGTGGTGGGCATGCGGGGGTGGTGGCGGGAATTCGCCGACCTGGTGCTGCCGGCCGACTGCGGCGGCTGCGGGAGGCCTCGCACGGTGCTGTGCGCGTCCTGCCGTGCGGCGCTGTGCGGTGAGCCGGCGCAGCGGGTGCGGCCCGAGCCGGAGCCGGCCGGGCTGCCCGTGGTGTACGCGGCCGCGCCCTACGCCGACGCCGTGCGGGCCGTGCTGCTCGCGCACAAGGAGCGGGGCGCGCTGGGGCTTGCGGAGGCGCTGGGAGCCGCGCTGGCCGGGGCGGTGCTCGCGGGGCTGGGGGACGCTCCGGACTTGGGGCCGGGCGACGCTCGGGCGGCAAACTCCGGATCCACAGGGCTTTCGGCGGTGGCCGGGCAGGTACCGGGCCGGTCCCCAGGCGGGCCGGTCGGGCCCTCGGCCGGGCCGGTCGGGCCCTCGGCCGGGCCGGTCGGGCCCTCGGGCGGGCTGAGTGGGTTCCCGGACGGGTGGCCCGGCGGGGCATCCGGAGCCGGGCTGTCAGACCGGCGGGCGGGCCACCTGCCGGGCCGCCCGCCAGGTGAGCTGTCGGGCGAGCCGCCCGGCGGCGTGGAGAGGCGGGCGGTGCTGCTCGTGCCGGTGCCCTCGTCGCGGCGGGCCGTGGCCGCGCGTGGACACGATCCGGCGCGACGGATCGCGCTGGCCGCGAGCCATGAGCTGCGCCGGCGAGGCACTTCGGCCCGGGTGCTCCCGGTGCTGCGGCAGCGTCGGGTCGTGGCGGACCAGTCGGGGCTCAACTCCCGGCAGCGGCTCGCCAACCTGACCGGTGCGCTGGAGACGGCACCCGGTGCCGAGCGGCTCCTCGCCGGGCACCGTGCGGTGCTGGTGGACGATCTCCTGACCACAGGGGCCTCCTTGACGGAGGCGGCAAGGGCATTGCGTGCCAGTGCCACAAGTGGGCAGGCGCCCGAAGAAGCCGGAGAAATGAGTCGAACGTGCCGCACGTACGCGGCCGTGGTTGCCGCGTCACCGGATTCTTTCGAAATAAACCGGAACTGACCGAGAACTTGCATCGTTGCAGGTAGTGAGAGTGGCATTCCACCTGAACGGAGGTACGCCACGGTAGAGGGTGACGACATCCGTCCGGGCGAGATATGTTCGGTTGTGAGGAATGGCGGACGCTGTACCTCGCATATCGGAATGCCGTGCTGTGGGTTTTCGTAATCACCCGCACCGGTGGGGTGGAGATCTTGTCTGCGGGGGAGGAGGAGGTGGAAGTCACCGAGTCCGAGACTCCGGGGCTCACCGGAGTCTGGTGCAAAAGGGAGATGCTCCGCCTGTAGGAGCGGAGCTATCCGGGAACGGAGTTCTGCGTGGACATCGTCGTCAAGGGCCGCAAGACCGAGGTGCCCGAGCGGTTCCGCAAGCACGTGGCCGAGAAGCTCAAGCTGGAGAAGATCCAGAAGCTCGACGGCAAGGTGATCAGCCTGGACGTCGAGGTGTCCAAGGAGCCCAACCCGCGACAGGCCGACCGTTCCGACCGAGTCGAGATCACGCTGCGTTCGCGCGGTCCCGTGATCCGCGCGGAAGCCTCGGCCAGCGACCCGTACGCGGCGCTCGACCTGGCAGAAGAGAAGCTGCAGGCCCGGCTCCGCAAGGAGCACAGCAAGCGCTCCACCCGACGTGGCAACGGCCGTCTGTCGGCCGCCGAGGTCGCCGACCGGAACCCGGACACGGCTTACCTCAACGGTGACGGTTCGCCCGCCGAGGAGCAGGAGGGCGACGGCATCCCGACGAAGCGGATCGGCTCCCTGGAGATCAAGGGCGAAGGGCCGCTCGTGGTCCGCGAGAAGACCCACGTCGCGGCGCCCATGTCGCTCGACCAGGCGCTCTACGAGATGGAATTGGTCGGACACGACTTCTATCTCTTCGTCGACTCCGAGACGAAGCAGCCCAGCGTCGTCTACCGCCGCCACGCCTATGACTACGGAGTCATCCACCTGGACGCCGACCCCATGGTGTCCAAGGCGCAGACGGCCGGAGCAGGCGGAGCGCTGGGTGGCTGACGTCGGCTGACGTCCCCCGGCAACCCCATCGATGGTGCCCCTGGAGCCCGCCGCGGCCCCCAGGGGCACCCGTATGAGAACCGTCCGGGCGGCTGCGTACGGCCACTTACAGCCACTTCGGGCACCGCACTGTCACCCGGGCATGAAATCATGGCCCGGCAGGCCAACCCATGCACTGCCGACCCGGGTTGGTGCGGCACTCACGCGCACTCGCCGCGACACTTGAAAAGCAGCACGGGGCCACGGCCTTCAGGGGGAGGAACGATGGCGGACAGTTTCGGACCGATGCGTCGCGAGGGTGCCGACGACGGCGACGTCGAAGGCATCGCCGGCATCGGTGCGGAGGCGGATGTGTCCCGCAAGGAGCCCATCAGGGTCCTTGTGGTGGACGACCACGCGCTCTTCCGGCGGGGCCTCGAGATCGTCCTCGCGCAGGAGGAGGACATCCAGGTCGTCGGCGAGGCCGGGGACGGCGCCGAGGCGGTGGACAAGGCCGCGGATCTGCTGCCGGACATCGTGCTGATGGACGTACGGATGCCCAAGCGCGGCGGGATCGAGGCGTGCACCTCCATCAAGGAAGTGGCACCGAGCGCCAAAATCATCATGCTGACGATCAGCGACGAAGAGGCCGACCTCTATGACGCGATCAAGGCGGGGGCCACCGGATATCTCCTCAAGGAGATTTCGACCGACGAGGTGGCCACCGCGATTCGGGCCGTGGCCGACGGGCAGTCGCAGATCAGCCCCTCGATGGCCTCGAAGTTGCTCACCGAGTTCAAGTCGATGATCCAGCGCACCGACGAGCGCCGCCTGGTGCCCGCGCCGCGGCTGACCGACCGTGAACTCGAAGTGCTCAAGCTCGTGGCGACCGGGATGAACAACCGCGATATCGCGAAAGAGTTGTTCATTTCCGAGAACACCGTGAAGAACCACGTGCGCAACATCCTGGAGAAGCTGCAGCTGCACTCCCGGATGGAGGCCGTGGTGTACGCGATGCGGGAGAAGATCCTCGAGATCCGGTGAAGTGACCCGCGCCGACCCGGTGCAGAGCCCGGCTCAGCCGAGCTCCGCCGCCACGGCCGCCGTCAGACGGGGCCCCAGCTCGGCCGGGGTGACGCGCTCCACCCGTACGTTCGTACAGCCGACCCAACCCGCCGCCTCCACCAGCGCCTTGGCCATCGGCTCCACCGCCTTCGGGGTGTCGAGTGAGGCGTGCCGGGCCACCAGGGTCGAGCCCTCGCGGGCCGGGTCCACGCGGCCCAGGAGCTCTCCGCCGGCGAGCAGCGGCATCGCGAAGTAGCCGTACACCCGCTTCGGCTTGGGGACGTACGCCTCCAGGCGGTGGGTGAAGCCGAAGATCCGCTCGGTGCGGGGGCGCTCCCAGATCAGGGAGTCGAAGGGCGAGAGCAGCGTCGTGCGGTGGCGGCCGCGCGCGGGCGTCGCCAGGGCCGCCGGGTCCGCCCAGGCCGGCTTTCCCCAGCCCTCGACCGTCACCGGTACCAGGCCCGAGTCCTCGACCACCTCGTCGAACTCCTCGTTCTTCAAGCGGTGGTAGTCCGCGATGTCCGAGCGGGTGCCGATGCCCAGGGCCTCGCCGGCCAGGCGCACCAGGCGGCGCCGGCACTCACGGTCGTCCAGATCGTCATGGAGCAGCTCCTGCGGTACGGCGCGCTCCGCGAGGTCGTACACCCGCTTCCAGCTGCGGCGCTCGGTGCACACCACCTCGCCGTACATCAGCGCGCGCTCGACGGCGACCTTCGACTCCGACCAGTCCCACCACTCGCCCTTGTTCTTCGCGCCGCCCAACTCCGTGGCCGTGAGCGGGCCTTCGGTGCGCAGCTGCTTGATGACCTGTTCGTACGCGCCGTCGGTGAGCTGGTGATTCCAGTGCGGTCGGTTGCGGTAGGCGCGGCGGCGGAAGGCGAAGTGCGGCCACTCCTCGATGGGGAGGATGCAGGCCGCGTGCGACCAGTACTCGAAGGCGTGCGTCTCGGTCCAGTAGGCGTCTTCCACGGAGGACCGGCCGACCGCGCCGAGGCGTGCGTACGGAATCAGCTCGTGCGACCGGGCGAGCACCGAGATCGTGTCGAGCTGGACCGCCCCCAGGTGCCGCAGCACGCCCCGCACCCCGCCGCGGCGGTCGGGAGCGCCGAGGAAGCCCTGGGCGCGCAGGGCGATGCGGCGGGCGTCGGCGGCGGAGAGCTCGGCTTCGGGGGTGGGCGCAGAGGTCATGTACGTACCGTAGGACCCGCCACTGACAATCGGCGCCGGCCTGCGGGATCAGCCCGCGACGTGCCTCGGGGGCATCAACTCGCCGTCGGGCGATAGGGATCGAGCGGCCTGAGCCCCACGTCCGACGGCAGCAGTGAGGCCACCCAGCAGTCGTGCCGGGCGCCCCTGTGCGCCATCGCGGCCCGCAGCGTCCCCTCGAAGGTGAAGCCGGCCCTCGTTGCCACCGCGCGGGACGCTTCGTTGCCCACCTCCGCCCGCCACTCGAGACGGTCGACCGCGCCCTCCTCGAAGGCCCAGCGGGCCAGGGTCTGCAGCGCCTCCGTCACATAGCCGCGACCGCGGTGCTCCTTGACCGCCCAGAAACCGACCTCGGCCACGCCCAGACCGCGCGCCATGATGCCCATGCAGGCGACGAGGGCGCCCTCGTTGTCCGCCTCCTTGCTGAGGATGGCGAACGCGTACTCGCTGCCGCTGCGCCAGGCCTCCGGGGCGATCTTCTGGGTGAAGCCCTCCGCGTGCTCGCGCCGGTACGGCTTCGGGATGGTGGTCCAGCGTGAGATGTCCGGGTCCTGACAGGCCGCGTACACGGCCTCGGTGTCGTCCGGGCCCAGGGGGCGCAGCAGCAGTCGGTCGGTGGTCAGTGTGACGGGCTCCATCGGCCGATTCTCGGTCCGATCCGGAGCGCGGCGCCAGAACTTTTCCTGTGCGCTTGGGCACCTCACGCGGTGCCGAATCGTTGCCAATAGAGGCAACAGGTGTCGTTCGTCACGACGACCCTCCCGGCGCAGGCGGGTCCTCGCATACGAT
Proteins encoded in this window:
- a CDS encoding winged helix-turn-helix domain-containing protein; this translates as MTSAPTPEAELSAADARRIALRAQGFLGAPDRRGGVRGVLRHLGAVQLDTISVLARSHELIPYARLGAVGRSSVEDAYWTETHAFEYWSHAACILPIEEWPHFAFRRRAYRNRPHWNHQLTDGAYEQVIKQLRTEGPLTATELGGAKNKGEWWDWSESKVAVERALMYGEVVCTERRSWKRVYDLAERAVPQELLHDDLDDRECRRRLVRLAGEALGIGTRSDIADYHRLKNEEFDEVVEDSGLVPVTVEGWGKPAWADPAALATPARGRHRTTLLSPFDSLIWERPRTERIFGFTHRLEAYVPKPKRVYGYFAMPLLAGGELLGRVDPAREGSTLVARHASLDTPKAVEPMAKALVEAAGWVGCTNVRVERVTPAELGPRLTAAVAAELG
- a CDS encoding GNAT family N-acetyltransferase; this encodes MEPVTLTTDRLLLRPLGPDDTEAVYAACQDPDISRWTTIPKPYRREHAEGFTQKIAPEAWRSGSEYAFAILSKEADNEGALVACMGIMARGLGVAEVGFWAVKEHRGRGYVTEALQTLARWAFEEGAVDRLEWRAEVGNEASRAVATRAGFTFEGTLRAAMAHRGARHDCWVASLLPSDVGLRPLDPYRPTAS